One window of Elaeis guineensis isolate ETL-2024a chromosome 11, EG11, whole genome shotgun sequence genomic DNA carries:
- the LOC140852545 gene encoding phytosulfokine receptor 1-like: MKNLLKVLLRCPFYSIFFLFSFCYPIHAANYQNLSCTLNDLRALLRFSNGLDSGIDGWRMHDDPSVNCCSWVGVRCALFSVSSPSAAANSTDLSLRVVGLDLARRSLKGILSNSIGELDRLSFLNLSHNSFRGPLPQELFHLRRLEVLDLASNNFTGELGQGIRNLASLSYLDVSFNGFTGSIPNTFNHLQKLESFSAESNSLVGQLPNSLSSCSMLRLLNLRNNSLDGAINLDFTKLVHLVQLDLGWNQFHGIIPESLSLCRALKVLNLARNHLYGQIPRRFRDLQALSDLSLSNNSISNIPSGLETLQECRNLTVLVLTMNFYGEELPISGIQGFQNLRVLVVAFCALTGTVPTWIVNSKELSLLDLSWNHLTGGIPVGLGCLDFLFYLDLSNNSLSGEIPMSITKLKSLSSESFWHAGSSSGFPLFVWRNQTGTGQLQYKKYTNLPPTLDLSYNMMNGTMRKEIGNLRLLQVLDLSRNNLSGSIPDELSGMLNLEKLDLSFNDLSGTIPSSLVKLNFLSSFSVAHNRLHGQIPTEGQFSTFPRSSFEGNPGFCGVFFFFCNSTIMPPELEQNDREGTGLVIKKLPLAIGFIAGFLPTVILFGKCWGYYNKDD, from the coding sequence ATGAAGAATCTCTTGAAGGTGCTTCTTAGATGTCCTTTCTACTCTATAttcttccttttttccttttgttACCCAATTCATGCAGCCAATTACCAAAACCTCAGCTGCACCTTGAATGATCTGAGAGCACTGTTGCGTTTCTCAAATGGTCTTGATTCGGGGATTGATGGGTGGAGGATGCATGATGATCCTTCTGTTAACTGTTGCAGTTGGGTCGGGGTCCGTTGTGCTTTGTTCTCAGTTTCCTCCCCATCAGCTGCAGCAAATTCTACTGATCTAAGCTTGAGGGTTGTAGGCCTGGATCTCGCGAGAAGAAGTCTGAAGGGGATCCTTTCGAACTCCATAGGAGAATTGGATCGGCTGAGCTTCCTCAACCTCTCCCACAACTCCTTCCGAGGCCCACTCCCTCAAGAGTTGTTTCATTTGCGGCGGTTGGAAGTGCTTGATTTGGCAAGCAACAACTTTACTGGCGAGCTGGGACAGGGAATTAGAAACCTTGCGAGTTTATCCTATCTGGATGTCTCCTTTAATGGATTCACTGGATCCATTCCAAATACATTTAACCACCTTCAGAAGCTTGAGAGTTTCTCTGCGGAATCTAATTCTTTGGTAGGTCAGTTACCCAATTCGCTCTCGTCTTGCTCGATGCTTAGGTTGCTTAACTTGAGGAACAATTCTCTCGATGGTGCTATCAACCTTGACTTCACAAAATTAGTTCATCTAGTTCAACTGGATCTTGGGTGGAATCAGTTTCACGGCATCATTCCAGAGAGTTTATCCTTATGTAGAGCTTTGAAGGTTCTAAACCTTGCGAGGAATCATCTTTATGGACAAATTCCCAGAAGGTTTCGGGACCTTCAAGCTCTCTCCGACCTATCACTGTCAAATAATAGTATCTCTAATATCCCATCAGGATTGGAAACTCTACAAGAGTGCCGCAACTTGACAGTCCTTGTTCTTACAATGAATTTTTATGGAGAAGAGTTACCTATTAGTGGAATTCAAGGATTCCAAAACCTGCGAGTTCTTGTCGTAGCATTTTGTGCTCTGACTGGTACTGTACCCACATGGATAGTGAATAGTAAGGAGTTGAGTTTGCTGGATTTGTCTTGGAACCACTTGACTGGAGGCATTCCAGTGGGGTTGGGGTGTCTGGATTTTCTCTTTTACCTGGACTTGTCCAACAATTCACTCTCTGGGGAGATTCCAATGAGCATAACCAAGCTAAAGAGCCTCAGCTCTGAATCCTTTTGGCATGCTGGGTCTTCGTCAGGCTTTCCACTTTTCGTTTGGCGAAATCAAACTGGCACTGGTCAGctgcaatataaaaaatatacaaaCCTCCCTCCGACATTGGATTTGAGCTATAATATGATGAATGGAACAATGAGGAAGGAGATTGGGAACTTAAGGCTTCTTCAAGTGCTAGATTTAAGCAGGAACAACCTGTCAGGGTCTATTCCTGATGAATTATCGGGCATGCTCAACTTAGAGAAATTGGATTTGTCTTTCAATGATTTATCCGGGACCATACCTTCCTCCCTTGTCAAGCTCAACTTTTTGTCTTCATTCAGTGTTGCTCACAACCGCTTGCATGGCCAAATTCCTACGGAAGGTCAGTTCTCAACCTTCCCGCGTTCGAGCTTCGAAGGAAATCCTGGTTTTTGTGGtgtatttttcttcttctgcaaCTCCACTATAATGCCTCCGGAGCTGGAGCAAAATGACAGGGAGGGAACTGGGCTTGTTATCAAAAAACTGCCGCTTGCAATAGGCTTCATAGCTGGCTTTCTCCCCACAGTCATCCTCTTTGGGAAATGCTGGGGTTACTACAACAAGGATGATTAA